In Podospora pseudocomata strain CBS 415.72m chromosome 4, whole genome shotgun sequence, the genomic stretch CCTCCTCACCTTTGTTCAGGTAACCCTTTTCTGAAAGTGACGTTGGGAACAGTCGATAGCTGCTTGAAAGCTTCCCCAAGGTTCATCTCATCATAGTGGGTTCTCTTGGACTCGATTGTCGGATCGAACAGGACCGGATCGTCAGGTGGTGTAGAGCCGAACACAGATTCCAATGTTGTACGCCAGTCAGCGCGCGCCTTGATGGTGACGGAGCACTGGAAAAgctcttcatcctccctctcaagCAGGATAGCGGCCCGCATGGCGACGGGAACACCGGTCTCGGTCGCGGGATTCTCCAGCAGTGTCCATGAAGCCGAGTTTGGCTGGCCAAAATTGCGCCCCCGGAGAGACTTGGCGCCCACAACGGTTGCAGCGTAGGTCATATCCCTGGTGATGCTCTTGTCTATGCTGATACCGGCGCTCAAAGTTGGGGCAGGGCCAGGAGTGGCGCTTATACCCAAATTTCCCGAGAGCGTGCTTGACTCggtttgggttgttggagcAACGGTGAAGTTTCCGTCAGGGGAAATGGCCCTGACCTCGGGCTGGTAGGGACTGTTGGGATCCAAACTGCTGAATCGGAGGTCAATGTGGACGGAAGCGATGCGTCGGGCGCGTTTGCGAGAGTCGAAACGGAAGTCGAGGACTATCAGGGTACAAAGAACATCGCTGTCGGGTGACAGGAAACCGTGGACTACATCGGCACAGGAGCACCGGACGTCGACGGCGCCCTTCCGTTCAACGTAGTTCTGCCGTTGGAGAGGCTTGTTGGGGTCGTTTTTAGTGTGAAACTGACTCCCACTGTCGCCAGTGGGAGCAAGTGCGATGTTCCAAGAGAGCGAGTCTGCCGCTTCGTCTTCCATATTTTCATCCGAGGTAGCGGGACGGAGCGATGGAAATGAACATTCGAAGAGGATTATGGGAAACTAGGGTTATCGAACCAGTCTTCTATGAcgacgagggaggggttttGCTTACCGGCCTGCCACCTTTCCTTTCTCGGCATCGCTTGATCGAAAAGATCCCTAAAGCGAGTGATTTTGTCGAGAAGCAATCTTTGCGAACTTCTTGGTTGTTCTTGGTTGAGCAGAAATCCTgcagcctccctcctcaaactcgcaCTGTACAGATAGATGTGCTAACCAATGGCGATTGAGATCCAATCATGCAATTTTGCGGCACAGCTGCCTAaaactccccaaaccccgCGCCTTcgactccaccacccactgcAGATGGGAAGGAACGACGGCGGGGTTCTGGCAGCCACAGAGGGGCCCCCAGAGCCGAGGGGTGCTCGTCTTGAACCGTCAGTCTTCACCATCCCATACTCTTCTCATCATGTCGTTGGATATTCATTTTTCTGGTGAACCTGGGGATGCCAGCTTTGAGTATGTCCACTTTGCCATGACTTGGGCACAACCATCACTGACAGATATCTTATCTAGCCTAGTAGCTGTCCATGGATTCTTTAACACATCGAGCGAAGCATGGGACCTTGGTTCGGAATCCGAACCATGGTTGAAGGAGCAGTTGACGGCCAAAAAACGCTATGGCCGCCTTCTATTTCATAGATATGACACTGGCGCCTCCGCAGTTCAAGGCCTCTGTGGTCGAGGCGCAATCCAGAAGGAGGCCATCATGCTGCTGCAGAAGGTTGCCGAACAACGAAAAGACCAGGACCCCGTGAGTCCATCGGGACCTACAAGACAACATGATACTATGACTAAACCCAGAGTAGCCTCGACCACTTATTTTTCTCGCCCTGGActttggggggttgatcATTAAAGAGGTGCAGTGCTTGATCATTTTGCTGCCTGCTTATTGACCTCGACCTTCTGACCTCGAGTATTTCCAGGCCATCATCCAAGCGAGCAGACACACGCTTGAGTTTGCAAATATCAGTGCTTCTACCCGTCTAATGGCATGTTTCTTCCATATTCCGTCGGTGTAAAAGCTATGCACATGCAGAACTAACCTTCCGTCCCCCGCTTCTTGCAGTCTTTCGTTGGTACTCCGCACAGATGGCACAACAAACAAGACCTAGAATCAAAGCTGGCCAGCTTTCTATTTGCCAAGCGGCCTACAGCTCTAATTGTTGAGGACATCAATCGGCTGGCGAAGACTGTCTCATCCATCTCCGAAGAATTCCTACAAACAAGAGCAACCATCCACAGTACACTAATCAGTGTTTGTTCAGAAGCTCCTGAAGCGTATGGGGTGAGTCAACTCAAAGTTTCCGTGTTCGTTTCTGGTTAATCGCAGCTAACGAAGAGTTCTAGATTCATCAGATCTTCACGTCTAGTTTTGGCATTCCCATGGAGTTGCGCTTCTCCGCCCAGTCAGTTGATGCGGTCCAGGAGGTGAGCGTGCGGGACGCTCTTATCGAGACTCTAGAATCGAGAATTCTTGGAGTGATCAACGGTGTGTTATCTAcacccaaccacccaccaccgacTTCTGTGCTGACATGTGTTGCTGTCAGCCCCGACTCCAACCCACACACTAGCTTGGCTGAACGGTGCTGTTGTCGTTCAGGCTCCGTCACCCACCCCAATTATGTCTGTAAAAACAGCCGACAGTGACCATGTGCCATTTTCGTGGCTGGATGATAGCCCGGTTTTCAAGGAGTGGATGAACCACGAAGGATGTAAAATCATGCACATCCATGGCTCGTCCAATGTCTCAGTCGCCGCGTCTTATGCCTACCAACAAGCCCGAATACACGCGTCGACTGGAGGTTTTACAAGCGGTCTAACACTGTATTTCAGATTCGACCGCCACGATTGTCAAAGAAACACCATCAAGTCAATGGCGAACTTATTCCTCGCTCAGACTATTGCCCGGTTCGGCACCCTTCCAGCCTCCGCCCAGTTTCCAAGCTTTGAACCACCGCTGTTTGACAAGGCCCTTACGGAAAAAgatgtcttctttttgctcaaCAGCTTTCGACTGGATTGCAACAGGCCAGCAAGGACGACATGGGTGCTGGACAGACTCGATGAGTGCGAACCAGCTTCGTGCAACTGGTTTCTTAACCAGTTGGCCTCAATCGCAGCGCGATGCGAGTTGTACTTCAAGGTCTTGATTACTACTGCCAGTCCTAAGCATGTCCAAACTCAGCTTGCTGCCGCCGGCTGCGAAAGCTTGTCCTTGGATATCGCCTCCTCGCAGGTGTGCCCCGGAATCAAAATACCGCCGGTCCCAGCCAGTCGCCACTGTCCAGCGCTCGAGCCGTATGCACCTCAACTCGGTGATCTGCTTGGAGCGTGCCAGCCTGACCAGGATCTTTTCAGAATGGTTGTGGACTGGCTTAATCTGCAAGCTTCTCGGTGGAATACAAGGGCGGAAATGGCCGAAGTGGTGACGGCATTgtctcccccatcaccgcgGGTGCTGTTGGGAGCGGTAATGCAGGCTGTGCCCACATTTTTACGGCCGATTGCTCGCGACATTCTTTGCTGGGTTCGGAACGCGGTCCGGCCTCTGACACCACTTGAATTAGCATCGGCCCTCAAGTTTCAGGGAGCTGACTTGGGATGTCTTAATATCGAGTTGTACATCGCCAAGATCTTCGGACCACTTCTCACGACTCGCCACGGTGAAGTTCACTTCACACAGCCATGGGTTCGGGAGCTTTTGTCAATTTTGGAAAAGACGACCCATTGGTATGCGGCGGCCTCGACAGCAGATGATCACAAAGAAATTGCCAAGGCGTGTCTTCGCTTTTTGCGTCTTCCTGAGACGATCAAGGCATTGTCTCAGAGGTGTGGTGGGGCAAGGGCCTCGGGAGTCTTGCTCACTAGCCGACACGACATTGTCTCCTATGCTGTCGCGTTCTGGCCAACACACTACCGCTTGGGATACCTGGCAGCAGACTCATCGGCTTCGGCACCCGAAGACCTCATTTCATTCCTTGGAGATTCGAAAGCTTTGAGAGCGTGGTTCAGTGCTCATGGGTGCCTGTTGCCGCCGCACCAGCAACCCCATAGCTCATATCTTTCCGCCTTACCTATAGTCTCGCATTTAGGATTGGAAACCCAGGTCGAGAACATGCTTCCCATAGATGCCGACCTTCCTACCAGCCTTCAAGAACTAGAGGACGCTTTATGTGAGGCTTCCAGAATGGGTCACAAAAACATTGTGGATTTGCTGCTCAGCAGACCATGGACATTGACGTTGCACGGTGTGGTTGGGGCAATGGAGGCCGCAGCCCTCGCAGCTGAGTATGAGCTAGTCGAGGTGTTGTTCGCGTACGCCAAGAACAAACACAAGGACCAGGCGACATCGCATATGTACCCTCATTCCATCCTTGCTCGACTAGCTTGGGCAGGGAAGGGGAAGCTTCTGGAGTCACTGATGCAAGGTCGCCCATCCGGAGACCCAACAAGTCCAACAGTACCAGCCTCCAAGCTTTTGTGTGCTGTGGCAACCGGTCAGCTCGGCACCATTAAGactcttctccaacatggCGAAGACGCGAACTATCAAGATGAAACTCGGCTTTCACGCACCCCTTTGCATATGGCATGCCGATCCGGATATGGGGACGCAGTCAGGGCTCTCGTTGCAGATGGCGCCGCGGATATTGAGGGTCACAACGGACAGGGCCAGACAGCACTGCAGAAGGCCATCAATCTTGGAAACATTGACGCCACAAAAGCTCTCTTGGACGGTGGGGCAGACATCGCCAGCGTCGAGGCTGAGATACCGCGGACCGATGGCTCTTTTCCGTATCCTGCTTTCTATATGGCTGCTTGCGAGTCTAGCTTCCAGTGCATTACGGCGGTGCTGGAACGGGGTGCCAATGCAGATGCCACCACAGATGAGTACACCCCTCTCTGC encodes the following:
- a CDS encoding hypothetical protein (EggNog:ENOG503NYGQ; COG:S) codes for the protein MEDEAADSLSWNIALAPTGDSGSQFHTKNDPNKPLQRQNYVERKGAVDVRCSCADVVHGFLSPDSDVLCTLIVLDFRFDSRKRARRIASVHIDLRFSSLDPNSPYQPEVRAISPDGNFTVAPTTQTESSTLSGNLGISATPGPAPTLSAGISIDKSITRDMTYAATVVGAKSLRGRNFGQPNSASWTLLENPATETGVPVAMRAAILLEREDEELFQCSVTIKARADWRTTLESVFGSTPPDDPVLFDPTIESKRTHYDEMNLGEAFKQLSTVPNVTFRKGLPEQR
- a CDS encoding hypothetical protein (EggNog:ENOG503P67D; antiSMASH:Cluster_3; COG:M); the protein is MSLDIHFSGEPGDASFDLVAVHGFFNTSSEAWDLGSESEPWLKEQLTAKKRYGRLLFHRYDTGASAVQGLCGRGAIQKEAIMLLQKVAEQRKDQDPPRPLIFLALDFGGLIIKEAIIQASRHTLEFANISASTRLMSFVGTPHRWHNKQDLESKLASFLFAKRPTALIVEDINRLAKTVSSISEEFLQTRATIHSTLISVCSEAPEAYGIHQIFTSSFGIPMELRFSAQSVDAVQEVSVRDALIETLESRILGVINAPTPTHTLAWLNGAVVVQAPSPTPIMSVKTADSDHVPFSWLDDSPVFKEWMNHEGCKIMHIHGSSNVSVAASYAYQQARIHASTGGFTSGLTLYFRFDRHDCQRNTIKSMANLFLAQTIARFGTLPASAQFPSFEPPLFDKALTEKDVFFLLNSFRLDCNRPARTTWVLDRLDECEPASCNWFLNQLASIAARCELYFKVLITTASPKHVQTQLAAAGCESLSLDIASSQVCPGIKIPPVPASRHCPALEPYAPQLGDLLGACQPDQDLFRMVVDWLNLQASRWNTRAEMAEVVTALSPPSPRVLLGAVMQAVPTFLRPIARDILCWVRNAVRPLTPLELASALKFQGADLGCLNIELYIAKIFGPLLTTRHGEVHFTQPWVRELLSILEKTTHWYAAASTADDHKEIAKACLRFLRLPETIKALSQRCGGARASGVLLTSRHDIVSYAVAFWPTHYRLGYLAADSSASAPEDLISFLGDSKALRAWFSAHGCLLPPHQQPHSSYLSALPIVSHLGLETQVENMLPIDADLPTSLQELEDALCEASRMGHKNIVDLLLSRPWTLTLHGVVGAMEAAALAAEYELVEVLFAYAKNKHKDQATSHMYPHSILARLAWAGKGKLLESLMQGRPSGDPTSPTVPASKLLCAVATGQLGTIKTLLQHGEDANYQDETRLSRTPLHMACRSGYGDAVRALVADGAADIEGHNGQGQTALQKAINLGNIDATKALLDGGADIASVEAEIPRTDGSFPYPAFYMAACESSFQCITAVLERGANADATTDEYTPLCYAAVTGKLAWAKLLLAHGARVNGLGKWVPLCQATAKNTGKNMDMVKLLLEHGADINASGSADVATPLERASEANLLEVVEFLMAKGADIGLHGAGSTALSRAASKGHTKMVRYLLKAGSNPNEAHPAATSWKALHWAHDHPECLEVLLDSGADIDAMSKDGTAVYIASYNNHLESVKLLISRGANLELTCEFPDLWDSNCTALLGAAGKGNAEIVRALLDAGADITARSPRDETALHLAISHANSEATVRVLLEYTPDLNAQESFFQHTALHRLMLEATTQLSIAKILVTRGTSLEIRNKGGYTVLDYAIYWREYEVAKYLVRAKAKINTVGSTWGGPLHIACWRMNLDMIRFLVANGADANLIDNSRGVPLLVAMTEHQEGEDVTLEMKTAVVRYLIEEAKADVTVRGGMYFITVLNGACMQPDVDLLQYILDQDPVDSDINTAGFNGCRPIHFATYQSLEHVSKVLARGADINACDKLGRTTLHTAVASGRPDVVEKILSLTGSRYINETDRDGWTPLMWAVRQCSHWGVKSDNQEEIVRLLLDHGASLWTTGRTCHEEGWSALKLARYYGASQEVILLLTPKQRHYLDDKGEPQVWDPQAHRSRRAKRQNGFCDLCLYTLWGSGYANGRLWLCAKCYTYQNEFFPELKDWKPANDGEEFDPDAPEEQEEEAEPAVDEIGKPSPGQVKQVQTTEADYWSDSDSD